A single Pedobacter sp. PACM 27299 DNA region contains:
- a CDS encoding Hsp20/alpha crystallin family protein — translation MTNLKKSETLSKVALMTDNFWYTETFASSDEPKYAVNIQDNIGRYKLEVSAPGFKKNDFKITTDNGMLTVTAESSRAEKESDENYIRKEFSHSSFTGSFRLPENVLEDHISAKYHNGLFTINLKKSDKGVLLKKRQIKIH, via the coding sequence ATGACCAACTTAAAAAAAAGTGAAACGTTATCGAAAGTAGCTTTGATGACCGATAATTTCTGGTATACCGAGACTTTTGCCAGTTCTGATGAGCCTAAATATGCTGTAAACATACAGGATAATATTGGAAGGTATAAGCTTGAGGTTTCAGCTCCCGGCTTTAAAAAGAATGACTTCAAGATTACTACTGATAATGGGATGTTGACAGTTACTGCAGAGTCAAGCAGGGCAGAAAAGGAGAGTGACGAAAACTATATCCGCAAGGAGTTCTCCCATTCCTCATTTACAGGATCCTTTCGCCTCCCTGAAAATGTTCTTGAAGATCATATTTCTGCGAAATACCACAATGGGCTATTTACAATTAATTTAAAAAAATCAGATAAGGGTGTACTGCTTAAAAAAAGACAGATTAAAATACATTAG
- a CDS encoding 2,3-bisphosphoglycerate-dependent phosphoglycerate mutase, whose product MSKLILLRHGQSLWNLENRFTGEMDIDLTDQGEQEAASAGILLKDFCINVAFTSVLKRAIHTLEIVLKEIEGAVPVVRSSALNERNYGDLQGLNKSDVTKIYGIAKVLLWRRSFRTRPPGGESLKDTFERVVPFYQKEILPLLKQGKTILIVAHGNSLRALTMYLENLSEPEVSMLNIATGIPRVYDFSVDMHLTGTVYL is encoded by the coding sequence ATGTCTAAACTTATTTTATTGCGTCATGGTCAGTCGCTATGGAACCTGGAGAACAGATTTACCGGCGAAATGGATATTGACTTAACAGATCAAGGGGAACAGGAGGCAGCAAGTGCAGGAATCCTATTGAAGGATTTCTGCATTAATGTTGCTTTCACTTCGGTACTTAAAAGGGCAATCCATACGCTTGAAATTGTTCTTAAAGAAATTGAAGGTGCGGTTCCAGTTGTAAGGTCATCGGCACTGAATGAAAGAAACTATGGGGACCTGCAAGGACTTAACAAGTCAGATGTCACAAAAATATACGGTATTGCAAAAGTGCTCTTGTGGAGAAGAAGCTTTAGGACAAGACCCCCTGGGGGTGAAAGTCTGAAGGATACTTTTGAGCGTGTTGTGCCCTTTTATCAGAAGGAGATTTTGCCATTGTTAAAGCAGGGTAAAACTATTCTGATCGTTGCGCATGGCAATAGTCTGAGAGCATTGACGATGTACCTGGAGAATCTGAGTGAACCGGAAGTTTCAATGCTGAACATCGCCACAGGAATTCCTCGTGTTTATGATTTCTCGGTTGATATGCATCTGACGGGGACAGTTTACCTCTAA
- a CDS encoding phosphoketolase family protein encodes MNTLSEQHIERIHSYWQAVNYLSAGQIYLQSNPLLKKTLTAEDIKPRLLGHWGTSPGLNLIYVHLNRLIKQTNADVLYVCGPGHGAPAVVAHTYLEGTYSEVFPSVSQDEAGMLKLFRQFSTPGGIPSHVSAHTPGSIHEGGELGYSLMHAFGAVYDYPNLLAVCVVGDGEAETGPLAASWNSKAFLNPVRDGAVLPILHLNGYKISGPTVLARMNHQSLKELFSGYGYEVYFVEGDDPMKVHRQMASTLDVAYQKIKIIQTNARERGIIHDFKWPMIILRTPKGWTGPKSWKGVPIEGTFRAHQVPLAGVKEDPEKLKMLEDWMLSYEPEKLFTAEGNLIPELAELAPVGHKRMSASRYANGGLLLQELILPDFKDYAVVLKAPAEFEAESTRNLGKYLRDVIKLNDKHNNFRLFCPDETSSNRLEAVFEATSRCFMEKTIPIDDKLAPDGRVMEVLSEHLCEGWLEGYILTGRHGLFPCYEAFVTIVDSMVSQHAKWLKTAAELSWRKPIASLNYLLTSHVWRQDNNGYSHQGPGFIDTVANKKSTVIRIYFPPDANTLLSVMDHCLRSKNYVNVVIAGKQPELQWLSMDEAIEHCAQGASNWEWAGNEKGNFPDVILGCAGDVPTLEAIAAVSILNEHLPELKVRLVNVVDLMALSPVAYHTHGMSKEQFKLLFTDSAPVIFAFHGYVRIIHDLVHGRPDPARFHVRGFMEEGTTTTPFDMVVLNQMSRYHLAMEAVRRVPAMQDKVNAFVRFCEAKLAEHSAYICKYLDDMPEIKNWKWKMK; translated from the coding sequence GGCCATTGGGGAACTTCTCCAGGTTTAAATCTGATATATGTTCATTTGAACAGGCTGATTAAACAGACCAATGCCGACGTGCTTTATGTTTGCGGACCTGGTCATGGTGCACCGGCAGTGGTAGCACATACTTATCTGGAAGGAACTTATTCCGAGGTTTTCCCCTCTGTTAGTCAGGATGAAGCGGGAATGCTGAAGTTATTCAGGCAATTTTCTACGCCCGGTGGGATACCAAGCCATGTAAGTGCCCATACTCCGGGCTCCATCCATGAAGGAGGGGAATTGGGATATTCTCTGATGCATGCTTTTGGGGCTGTGTATGATTATCCAAATTTACTGGCAGTATGCGTAGTTGGTGATGGTGAGGCAGAGACGGGGCCATTGGCTGCGAGCTGGAATTCAAAGGCTTTCCTTAATCCAGTTAGAGATGGTGCAGTTTTGCCCATTTTACACTTGAATGGTTATAAAATATCAGGGCCCACTGTACTTGCCCGTATGAATCATCAATCTTTAAAAGAATTGTTTAGTGGATATGGATATGAAGTGTACTTTGTAGAAGGAGATGATCCAATGAAGGTACATCGCCAGATGGCATCAACGCTTGATGTAGCCTACCAGAAAATTAAGATCATACAGACGAATGCCCGAGAACGTGGAATCATCCATGACTTTAAATGGCCAATGATCATCTTAAGGACGCCAAAAGGTTGGACAGGTCCCAAATCATGGAAAGGGGTTCCTATTGAAGGTACATTCAGGGCACATCAGGTTCCCTTGGCAGGAGTGAAAGAGGATCCGGAAAAATTAAAGATGCTGGAAGACTGGATGCTTAGTTATGAACCTGAAAAGTTATTTACGGCTGAGGGAAACCTGATTCCTGAACTGGCGGAACTGGCCCCTGTAGGCCATAAACGAATGAGCGCATCACGATACGCAAATGGTGGATTGTTGCTTCAGGAACTAATATTGCCGGATTTTAAAGATTATGCTGTTGTTTTAAAAGCACCCGCCGAATTTGAGGCAGAAAGTACGCGTAATTTGGGCAAGTACCTTCGTGATGTCATCAAGCTAAATGATAAGCATAACAACTTCCGTTTGTTCTGCCCGGACGAAACCAGCTCAAATCGTTTGGAAGCTGTATTTGAGGCCACCAGCCGATGTTTTATGGAGAAGACAATCCCGATTGATGATAAACTTGCTCCGGATGGGCGTGTAATGGAAGTTTTAAGTGAACACTTATGTGAAGGATGGCTTGAAGGATATATCCTGACCGGCAGACATGGACTCTTTCCGTGTTACGAGGCATTTGTCACAATAGTTGACTCCATGGTCAGCCAGCATGCCAAATGGCTGAAAACTGCTGCTGAACTTTCGTGGCGAAAACCTATAGCTTCCTTAAATTATTTACTGACTTCCCACGTTTGGAGACAAGACAATAATGGCTACAGTCATCAGGGGCCCGGTTTTATTGATACCGTTGCTAATAAAAAGAGCACGGTTATCAGAATCTATTTTCCACCTGATGCAAATACGTTGCTTTCTGTCATGGATCACTGCCTGCGTAGCAAGAACTACGTAAATGTAGTCATTGCCGGTAAACAGCCAGAACTTCAGTGGTTAAGTATGGATGAGGCAATTGAACACTGTGCTCAGGGTGCATCCAACTGGGAATGGGCCGGTAATGAAAAAGGTAATTTTCCTGATGTCATCTTGGGCTGCGCGGGTGACGTTCCAACCCTTGAGGCGATCGCGGCAGTTTCCATCTTAAATGAACATTTGCCAGAACTTAAAGTACGTTTGGTGAATGTGGTAGATTTAATGGCCTTGTCGCCAGTGGCCTATCATACACATGGGATGAGTAAGGAACAGTTTAAACTACTTTTTACAGATAGTGCACCGGTTATATTTGCTTTTCATGGTTATGTACGCATTATCCATGATCTTGTTCACGGCAGACCAGATCCTGCACGGTTTCATGTGCGGGGATTTATGGAAGAGGGCACAACAACAACTCCTTTTGACATGGTCGTATTGAACCAGATGAGTCGCTATCATTTGGCGATGGAAGCAGTGAGGAGAGTACCTGCAATGCAGGACAAAGTAAATGCTTTCGTTCGCTTCTGTGAAGCAAAGCTGGCCGAACATAGCGCATACATCTGTAAGTATTTAGATGACATGCCTGAAATCAAAAACTGGAAATGGAAAATGAAATAA
- a CDS encoding SHOCT domain-containing protein, with protein MFYTNHFFGMDIIWWFIWLVMLVWIFLVPYDIPGQRNKKELPLDILQKRFARGAIDLKEYQRNKAVLENDATH; from the coding sequence ATGTTTTATACGAATCATTTTTTTGGAATGGACATCATATGGTGGTTCATTTGGTTAGTCATGCTGGTCTGGATATTTCTTGTGCCATATGATATTCCGGGCCAACGGAATAAAAAAGAGCTGCCACTGGATATTTTGCAGAAAAGATTTGCAAGAGGCGCAATTGATCTTAAGGAGTATCAGCGAAATAAAGCTGTTCTGGAAAATGATGCTACTCACTAG
- a CDS encoding universal stress protein: MFFSMMMMVIRTDVPAQGYTNSYCSTLQNNEEDMKHLLVLTDFSKPAKHAAAYAYSLAKQIQANIILCNVVIVPAEVPQAGLIVWPLEESDVLLKESEVELKKLKMQLEKMGDDQIPNSEISLRSDPGILLDVVRDISAQAKIDFVIMATHGAGFSGLLMGNHSRSLIDDIGAPLFIIPAMAKISPIRKIAFATDFEDPDNEMRFIQELIVFASLLKAEIFITHVYKENEASPEFYKSVQQIMLNISCENDYPKIYYKAIKNVNKKQGLDWLMVHGDMDLLVMVHHAQGFLDRMIRGSLTQQLAGVLTIPLLVFKTPAPELI, translated from the coding sequence TTGTTCTTCTCGATGATGATGATGGTCATCAGAACTGATGTTCCTGCGCAAGGATATACCAATTCCTATTGCTCAACTTTACAAAACAATGAAGAGGATATGAAACACCTATTGGTACTTACTGATTTTTCCAAGCCCGCAAAACATGCGGCAGCTTATGCTTATAGCCTGGCTAAGCAAATACAAGCGAACATCATACTATGTAATGTGGTTATCGTTCCGGCAGAGGTTCCTCAGGCGGGGCTTATAGTTTGGCCTCTGGAAGAATCTGATGTGCTTTTAAAGGAAAGTGAAGTAGAATTAAAGAAGCTAAAGATGCAATTGGAAAAAATGGGCGATGACCAGATTCCCAATTCTGAGATCAGCTTGAGAAGTGATCCGGGAATTCTACTGGATGTGGTAAGGGACATATCTGCCCAAGCCAAGATCGATTTTGTAATTATGGCTACACATGGTGCAGGTTTTAGTGGACTGCTAATGGGAAATCATAGCAGAAGTTTGATTGATGATATTGGTGCGCCACTCTTTATTATTCCAGCAATGGCTAAAATTTCCCCAATCCGAAAGATTGCTTTTGCCACTGATTTTGAAGATCCCGATAACGAAATGAGATTTATCCAGGAGCTGATTGTATTCGCCTCTTTACTCAAAGCGGAGATATTTATTACGCATGTATATAAAGAGAATGAGGCTAGTCCAGAATTTTATAAGTCTGTTCAGCAAATTATGCTGAATATTTCCTGTGAAAATGATTATCCAAAAATTTATTATAAGGCTATTAAAAATGTGAATAAAAAACAAGGATTGGATTGGTTAATGGTTCATGGTGACATGGATCTGCTAGTTATGGTTCACCATGCTCAAGGTTTCTTAGATAGAATGATTCGGGGAAGTCTGACTCAACAACTGGCAGGGGTACTGACAATTCCGTTACTCGTGTTCAAGACTCCAGCGCCTGAGTTAATTTAA
- a CDS encoding NAD-dependent succinate-semialdehyde dehydrogenase, with amino-acid sequence MAIQTINPFNNELIKSFQEMSPELVAVEISIADETFQSWRKTSYAQRAELLHGVAKLMREQKDQLSKLITLEMGKLLAQSYGEIELSADIIDYYATNGEAFLSDQKLETEFGEAYIKSTPIGVLLGVEPWNFPFYQVARFAAPNIMAGNVVLVKHASNVPQCALAIQELFAQAGAPKGLYTNLFVSGSRIDDVVADPRIKGVALTGSEIAGASIAAAAGKFLKKSVLELGGSDAFIVLEDADLDKAVDWAVVGRMNNTGQCCVASKRIIVLEAVADEFLDKFKAKLGGLKVGDPMDEETELGPLSSEGAVIQLIEQVQRSVRAGAKVLLGGKLINRKGAFIEATILGDVKPGMAAYHEELFGPVASFYRVNNEQEAIDLANDSPFGLGGSIFTNDIERGKRLAEQIDTGMVFINHPTWTQPDLPFGGTKGSGYGRELSSLGIQEFVNKKLIRVSKLTDPF; translated from the coding sequence ATGGCTATACAAACCATTAATCCTTTTAATAATGAACTTATTAAAAGTTTTCAGGAAATGTCTCCGGAATTGGTGGCAGTGGAAATTTCTATCGCTGATGAAACATTCCAAAGCTGGCGTAAAACCAGTTATGCACAGCGGGCAGAACTTTTACATGGTGTCGCAAAATTGATGCGTGAACAAAAAGACCAGCTATCTAAATTGATCACATTGGAGATGGGTAAGTTACTTGCTCAAAGCTATGGGGAGATTGAACTCAGCGCTGATATTATAGATTATTACGCTACAAATGGGGAAGCTTTTCTAAGTGACCAAAAGTTGGAAACTGAATTTGGTGAAGCTTATATTAAGAGTACTCCAATTGGAGTACTGCTTGGCGTTGAACCCTGGAATTTTCCTTTTTATCAGGTCGCTCGTTTTGCTGCACCTAACATTATGGCAGGTAATGTCGTGTTAGTTAAGCATGCTTCGAATGTTCCTCAATGCGCATTGGCAATTCAGGAGTTGTTTGCACAGGCTGGGGCACCCAAGGGTTTATATACCAATTTATTTGTCAGTGGAAGCCGTATAGATGACGTGGTGGCAGATCCCCGGATCAAAGGTGTTGCCCTTACCGGAAGTGAAATTGCTGGCGCAAGTATAGCCGCTGCTGCTGGGAAATTTCTAAAGAAGTCGGTGCTTGAACTCGGTGGCAGCGACGCTTTTATTGTTTTGGAAGACGCTGATCTGGATAAGGCCGTTGACTGGGCTGTTGTTGGACGGATGAATAATACCGGCCAATGCTGTGTGGCATCTAAGCGGATTATTGTTCTGGAAGCAGTTGCTGATGAGTTTTTGGATAAATTCAAGGCCAAACTGGGTGGCCTGAAAGTTGGAGATCCAATGGATGAAGAAACAGAACTGGGACCGTTAAGCTCAGAAGGAGCCGTTATACAGTTAATAGAACAAGTACAGCGAAGTGTCAGGGCTGGTGCAAAGGTATTGCTGGGTGGTAAACTAATTAATCGAAAAGGTGCATTTATTGAGGCTACCATTTTAGGTGATGTTAAACCTGGAATGGCAGCATATCATGAGGAATTATTCGGTCCAGTTGCTTCGTTTTACAGGGTGAACAATGAGCAGGAGGCGATTGATCTGGCCAATGACTCGCCTTTTGGATTGGGTGGGAGTATCTTTACCAATGATATAGAACGGGGAAAGCGTTTGGCCGAACAGATTGACACCGGTATGGTATTTATCAACCATCCAACCTGGACTCAGCCTGACTTGCCTTTTGGTGGGACTAAAGGGTCAGGATATGGAAGGGAGTTGTCTAGTCTTGGTATACAGGAATTTGTTAATAAGAAGTTGATTCGGGTCAGCAAATTAACAGACCCTTTTTAG
- a CDS encoding cation-translocating P-type ATPase, producing the protein MENEITYPLERSYSLSVAEVCKALNTDETSGITHAEAEKRALKFGLNIYQSQKKKSIWMMLIGQFSSPIVYLLFVAAFASMYFGNAIEAISILVVIFLNALIGFFMELQARTSMRALKKMDQVFSKVIRHGKTKELPAEQILPGDLMVLEAGDMIPADGRIVQFNQLQCDESPLTGESFPALKQLEAINGAVELADRVNMVFKGTAVMNGNAKVVVTGTGENTELGKITSMVDRPQVTTTPLDLKINKLTKKLIWITLVMTGLFSLSAVLEGKSWLLILETSIALAVAAFPEGLPIVATVALAYGMLLMARKNAIVKKLSAVETLGGVNVIFTDKTGTLTENKIYVELLGFPDEVLQVAIEKGVLKYLSGSRQSGGENFEKLILIGTLCNDASLEDKDSGKKAVGDPVEVALLHLTQASGVSPAQLTTAYPRLAETPFSAETKMMATLNQHEGLDFVAAKGAVESILDKCTQIQVGKENLPLTKAQRTSIISAAEKISADGLRVLAFGYREAPKISKEDYLEDLIYVGMVGFLDPPRLAVKGAIATCRTAGIKTVMITGDHPMTALNIAMKTGIASKDDQEVIKGSELPDMKSLSKQWHKRILSAVVFARTTPRQKLEIVEVYQKAGYLVAMTGDGVNDAPALKQADIGIAMGLRGTQVAKETASIVLKDDSFVSIARAVAHGREIFQNIQRFVIYLVSCNLSEIFIVTLLGFLAPQTILLPLQILFLNMVTDVFPALALGLGKGDPTVMEKSPRDPKLDIISNKNWLMIVLYATLITGSVVLAVFYCRAFVSNDPKVLNNIAFITLAFAQLFHVFNMSSNHSGIWSNEVTKNRFVWLALLLCFFLVFLVYLFPQTRVALDLSIFPIDAWMVAILASLLPLVVVQIYKIIWGKRKSTSR; encoded by the coding sequence ATGGAAAATGAAATAACCTATCCCCTGGAAAGAAGTTATTCGCTAAGTGTCGCTGAGGTGTGCAAAGCGCTAAACACCGATGAGACATCAGGGATTACACATGCAGAAGCCGAAAAACGAGCTTTGAAATTTGGGTTAAATATTTATCAAAGCCAAAAAAAGAAAAGCATCTGGATGATGCTTATCGGACAGTTTAGCAGCCCAATTGTGTATTTGTTATTTGTCGCTGCCTTCGCATCTATGTATTTTGGAAATGCGATAGAAGCTATTTCTATCCTGGTGGTTATTTTTCTGAATGCGCTCATTGGTTTTTTTATGGAGTTGCAGGCCCGGACGTCGATGCGTGCATTAAAAAAAATGGATCAGGTCTTTTCCAAAGTGATCCGGCATGGGAAGACCAAAGAGTTACCAGCAGAACAAATCCTTCCAGGAGATCTGATGGTGCTGGAAGCGGGGGATATGATCCCGGCCGATGGGCGGATCGTTCAGTTCAATCAATTACAATGTGATGAATCTCCGCTTACTGGTGAATCTTTTCCTGCACTGAAGCAACTTGAAGCGATAAATGGAGCAGTTGAACTGGCAGATAGGGTCAACATGGTATTTAAGGGGACCGCTGTAATGAATGGCAATGCTAAAGTGGTCGTTACCGGCACTGGAGAAAATACCGAGTTAGGAAAAATTACCTCGATGGTGGATCGCCCACAGGTGACCACTACACCACTGGATTTGAAAATTAATAAGTTAACTAAAAAGTTGATATGGATTACTTTGGTGATGACGGGGCTATTTTCTCTTTCGGCGGTGCTGGAAGGAAAGTCCTGGTTATTGATTCTTGAAACTTCAATTGCCCTGGCGGTAGCCGCTTTTCCTGAAGGACTACCTATCGTTGCCACCGTTGCTTTGGCCTATGGGATGTTGCTCATGGCCAGAAAAAATGCGATTGTTAAGAAATTGTCTGCAGTGGAGACGCTTGGTGGGGTAAATGTGATCTTCACGGATAAAACAGGCACTTTGACAGAAAATAAGATTTACGTGGAACTACTTGGCTTTCCGGATGAAGTTTTGCAGGTAGCTATTGAAAAAGGAGTGTTGAAATATTTGAGCGGTTCAAGGCAAAGCGGCGGGGAGAATTTTGAAAAGCTTATCCTGATCGGAACTTTATGCAACGATGCATCGTTGGAAGATAAAGACAGTGGGAAAAAGGCGGTCGGAGACCCGGTGGAGGTGGCCTTGCTTCATTTGACGCAAGCTTCAGGTGTCTCTCCAGCGCAACTGACCACTGCATATCCCAGACTTGCTGAAACGCCTTTTAGTGCCGAAACTAAAATGATGGCGACATTAAATCAGCATGAAGGTTTGGATTTTGTTGCTGCTAAAGGTGCGGTTGAAAGCATACTCGATAAATGCACGCAGATTCAAGTCGGTAAGGAGAATCTACCGTTAACCAAGGCTCAACGAACAAGCATCATTTCAGCCGCTGAAAAGATTTCGGCTGATGGGCTGCGTGTATTGGCTTTTGGATATAGAGAGGCTCCAAAAATCTCAAAGGAGGATTATTTGGAGGATTTGATATATGTAGGTATGGTCGGGTTTTTGGATCCACCAAGGTTAGCTGTTAAGGGTGCTATTGCGACCTGCCGGACAGCTGGAATTAAAACGGTGATGATTACGGGAGATCATCCCATGACTGCATTGAATATTGCGATGAAAACCGGTATCGCCTCTAAGGATGATCAGGAAGTCATTAAGGGAAGTGAATTGCCAGATATGAAATCACTTAGCAAACAATGGCACAAGAGAATTCTTTCCGCAGTGGTTTTTGCCAGAACTACGCCCAGGCAAAAACTGGAAATCGTAGAAGTGTATCAAAAAGCGGGGTATCTGGTTGCGATGACTGGAGATGGGGTAAATGATGCGCCCGCACTTAAACAAGCGGATATTGGAATTGCGATGGGATTAAGGGGCACTCAGGTTGCGAAGGAAACGGCGAGCATTGTGTTGAAAGATGATTCTTTTGTTTCCATAGCAAGGGCGGTTGCCCATGGCAGGGAGATATTTCAGAACATACAACGCTTTGTAATTTATCTCGTTTCCTGTAACCTGAGTGAGATTTTTATTGTTACACTTTTAGGTTTTCTGGCACCTCAAACCATATTACTTCCATTACAGATTCTTTTTTTGAATATGGTCACTGATGTCTTTCCTGCACTTGCGTTAGGTCTTGGAAAGGGAGATCCGACAGTGATGGAGAAATCACCAAGAGATCCAAAACTAGATATCATCTCGAATAAAAACTGGCTGATGATCGTGCTGTATGCAACGCTGATCACTGGATCGGTAGTCTTGGCGGTATTCTATTGCCGTGCATTTGTATCCAATGATCCTAAGGTGCTTAACAATATTGCTTTTATTACGCTGGCCTTTGCTCAGCTCTTTCACGTTTTTAATATGTCTTCTAATCACTCTGGAATATGGTCGAACGAGGTTACTAAAAACAGGTTTGTATGGCTGGCACTGTTGTTATGCTTCTTCCTGGTGTTTTTGGTTTACTTGTTTCCACAGACGCGTGTTGCACTCGATTTATCTATATTTCCTATTGATGCATGGATGGTAGCCATTCTGGCCAGTTTGCTCCCTTTGGTTGTAGTTCAGATTTATAAGATCATTTGGGGAAAGAGAAAAAGTACTTCCCGTTAA
- a CDS encoding YciE/YciF ferroxidase family protein, whose translation MEAKLSINNLQDLLDLNTSHFSSAEIELKRKLLEWANIASSMQLKMILKKYISFTSQHLQRMDTFLEQEKILSVTRTNTIMLAFIKSIDEKLEACKNPEIKDACILAGIQSICHFKISSYGTAAAFAKLIGLSEFANVFYESEVNEKHIDDELTQLASYEINTNAMTPLNLTQ comes from the coding sequence ATGGAAGCAAAACTAAGTATCAATAATCTTCAGGATCTACTCGATCTGAACACCTCACATTTTTCAAGTGCAGAAATTGAATTGAAAAGAAAACTCCTCGAATGGGCAAACATTGCCAGTTCCATGCAACTTAAGATGATCTTAAAAAAATACATCAGTTTTACCAGTCAGCACCTACAAAGGATGGATACTTTTCTTGAACAGGAAAAGATTCTTTCGGTCACCAGGACAAACACGATCATGTTGGCTTTCATCAAGTCTATCGACGAGAAACTGGAAGCCTGCAAAAATCCTGAAATCAAGGATGCCTGCATACTTGCCGGGATCCAATCCATATGCCATTTTAAGATCAGCAGTTATGGAACAGCGGCAGCATTTGCTAAACTAATAGGGCTTTCGGAATTCGCTAATGTCTTTTATGAATCTGAAGTCAACGAAAAACACATAGATGACGAGCTAACGCAACTTGCCAGTTATGAAATCAACACTAATGCAATGACTCCTTTGAACCTGACACAATAA
- a CDS encoding YoaK family protein — translation MLRHFGTKRTYKHNLWVAVLLSFVAGFVNAAGFLGFFALTTNVTGHAALFAEQIASRDWNNAGTIAIWMLLFLIGAWCSSLIVTRIGHHERFSFAIPIFIELVILIFCAIYGSSNDLFFPKNFFVGCLLFAMGLQNALVSVISGSVVRTTHLTGTFTDLGIELAQLKLGNPEGQQELVSKIKLRLSIILFFMIGALSGAYLFRYLNFMAFLLPCFVLCFTLFFDIFRLRVKRYYTNLIHHIKEK, via the coding sequence ATGCTTAGACATTTTGGGACTAAAAGAACTTATAAGCATAACCTTTGGGTAGCTGTTTTATTAAGTTTTGTGGCCGGATTTGTGAATGCAGCTGGATTTTTAGGATTCTTTGCCTTAACTACAAACGTAACCGGTCATGCGGCATTATTTGCTGAACAGATCGCATCGCGAGATTGGAACAATGCAGGAACGATTGCTATCTGGATGTTATTGTTTCTTATCGGGGCATGGTGTTCAAGTTTGATTGTTACCAGGATTGGTCATCATGAACGGTTTTCTTTTGCAATTCCTATTTTTATAGAATTGGTCATTTTGATATTTTGTGCCATTTATGGGAGCAGTAATGATTTGTTTTTTCCTAAAAATTTTTTCGTTGGCTGCCTTCTTTTTGCTATGGGTTTGCAAAACGCTTTGGTTTCTGTGATCTCCGGATCAGTGGTACGTACAACTCATTTAACCGGAACTTTTACTGATCTTGGAATTGAGTTAGCCCAATTAAAATTGGGTAATCCAGAAGGACAACAGGAGCTGGTTTCTAAAATCAAATTACGTTTGTCAATCATACTTTTCTTTATGATTGGAGCACTGTCAGGTGCTTATTTGTTTCGTTACCTAAACTTCATGGCTTTTTTACTTCCATGCTTTGTTTTGTGTTTTACTTTGTTTTTTGATATTTTTCGTTTGCGTGTTAAGCGGTATTATACTAACCTAATACATCATATAAAGGAAAAATAA